From the Moraxella sp. FZFQ2102 genome, the window CTTAAGGTATTTTTACTTATGGGGCAGCGTGGCATTAAGCAAATTACTGCCAGCACCTTGCGCGCCATTTATTTGGCAAGTCCTGTGATTGATGATGAATACCGCGGCAAGCCTGAACATCAAGCACTGTTTTTGGCAAATTTACAAGAAAGCAATTATCTGTTTCACCGCCTGCGCTTGATGAAGCGATTTGGTGTGTTGGGCAATTATCTGCCTGCCTTTGGCAAAATCATGGGCTTGATGCAGTACGATTTGTTCCATCGCTACACGGTCGATGCGCATACTTTGCTGCTTGTGCGGATTTTGCACCGCTTTGGTGATGAGGCGCGCGCCGATGATTTTGGCTTGGTCAGTGAAGTGTATCAAAAAATCGTCCGCAAAGACATTTTGGTACTGGCTGCGATTTTCCATGACATCGCCAAAGGTCGCGGCGGCGATCATTCTAAGCTTGGCGCGGTCGATGCATATGAATTTTGCATCGGTCATGGTATGAGTGAAGCTGACGCAAAGCTTGTGCAGTGGCTTGTGCTTGAGCATCTGACCATGTCCTTGACCGCTCAAAAACAAGACATCTCAGACCCTGAAGTCATCGCCAATTTTGCTGAATTTACCGGCAGTATCACGCGGCTCAATCACTTATATGTGCTGACCGTCGCCGACATGAATGCCACCAATTCGCAGCTGTGGAACACATGGCGTGCAGCTCTACTCAAGCAGCTGTACATCTCGGTGCACCGCGTGCATAGCCTTGGCAGTCATGTGACTGATAAAGATGTGGTGATCGAAAATCGCAAAAATAAAGCCTGTGATATTTTACCAACCATTGAGCGCGAACAATTGGATCAGCTGTGGGCGAATTTTGGCGAAGAATATTTCTTAAAACAAAAGCACTTCGACATCGCGTGGCAGTCGGCAGAGATTTTAAAAGCACAAGACAAACTTGCCAATGGCGAGCCGATTGTGGCGTTGCGCGCGCACAGTGATTTGAGCCTTGGTGGTATTCAGCTCTTGATCTGTGCGCCTGATCACGACAATCTGTTCGCCACAACCGTGTGCGTGCTTGATCAGTTGGGTTTATCAGTGCTCGATGCCAATATTTTGACTGCGACCATTGCAGATAAGACGGTGGCACTGGATTCTTATGTGGTCATCGACCGCGTCGCCAATGCACATCAGACCGATATTCTTGGCAATCCCAAGCACGCCGATGAGATCATCAGCCGCCTAAAACAAGGGCTGCGCCAAGGCGGCTGCCATGTACCGCCAAGCACTTATGGCTTTAATACCAAGCTTAAGCACTTTACTGTGCCGACGCAGGTGCAGTTCACCGCCGCGACCGCTTTGGCGCACCAAGGTCATCATCAGATGCACCTGATTACCAAAGACCGTCCATCGCTGCTTGCCAAAGTCGGCGCGGTGTTCAGTCGATTGGGACTTGAAGTGCATGGCGCACGCATTACCACGCTTGGCGAGCGCGCTGAAGATATGTTTTATTTGAGCGATAAAAATGGTCAGCGTCTTGATGATGATAAATTGGCAGTATTAAAAGCGGCGATCATTGAGACACTCAGCTGATGGCAGTTTCATTGATAGGTTCATCACTTGTGCAAACTTGCGTTAAGATTTGCCACCAAAGCCATACGAAATCTTTACCGCCAGCACTGGTAATTTGATGGATTTTGTGCCAAAATTTAGCGCAAATTTTTGGAATTATTGAGATAATTATGAAAACTTTAGCATTGTTTCGCGCACCTGTCTTGGCCGCAAGCTTGATGATGAGTGTGTCTGCTTTGGCAAATGATAACACGCTGGCAAGCTTTGGCTTTGATACCATGGATACGCCTGCTTGTGCTGAGACGAGCCTGCCTGATGAGACAAGCTTTGTCACCAGTCAGCCTGACTGTGGCTATAGCGAAGGCTTGGCTGCGGTACAAAAAGGCGATAAATACGGCTATGTCAATGCCCAAGGCAAGCTTGTGATTCCTGCAGTATATCAAGAAGCTTATCCGTTTAGCGATGGTTTGGCGCTGATCAAGCAAGGCGAGCAGTATGGCTTTATTGATAAATTTGGTAAAGTTAAAATTAAGCCACAGTACAAAGATGCGTGGAGCTTCTGGGAAGGTCGAGCCAAAATTGAGAGCAATGGCAAATACGGTTTTATTGATAAAACTGGTAAAGTTATCATCAAGCCAAACTATGAAATCACGGGCAACTGGTTCGAAGATGGTTTGGTCGTTGTCAAATCGGGCAAGAAATTTGGCTACATCAATACCGATGGCAAAATGGTGATCAAGCCTGAGTTTGACTCGGCGAAGGATTTTTCTGAAGGCTTGGCGGTTGTCACTAAAAAATCAGGCGAAACTGATGGCGATGGCGTTGAGCTGCACAAATACGGCTATATCGATAAAACCGGTGAGCTTGTGATTGATTTTAAATTTGACGATGCGTCGGATTTTGTCAAGGGTGCGGCCTATGTGGTCGAGGGCAATCAAGTGTATTTCATCGACAAAAACGGCAGCCCAACCAAAATGCCTGATTATAACGATTGAACGACGCACTCAAATCTGATATAATCAAAAATCAACATTGGGGATGTTCTGGCTTCGACGCTGGTAATGAAACTCAATAGTGCATGTCAAGAGCGTGTGACTCTTGTAAATCAACATACATTTAAAATAGTCGCAAACGACGAAACTTACGCTCTAGCAGCCTAAGGGCAGCTTGGGACGGTGCAGATTGCCTTTGGTCTGGTCACTCTCCCCGAAGCGAACGCACAAAGGATAGCCCAAGTTAGCGTTGTGATGACTTGAGCGAAACTCTCAGCAAATCGTCCAATCCATCCTGACTGTCGGTTCGGTGCGGATTAAAGCCATAGACAGATTCTAAACATGTAGAGCTATGGGCGTAGTGCTGGCGGACGCGGGTTCAACTCCCGCCATCTCCACCAAGTTACCCAAAAAATCCCAAGTAAATCAATTACTTGGGATTTTTTATTCTTGATTTGGTTGTCTGAATGCTGACTATTTTTACAGCCAAGGCTTAAGATGGCATAGAAACCAACCTCATACCATCAACTGAAAAACAACCATGAAAACGCCGTACTATGTTGATCGTGTCAGCTAAAACAGGCTGTTTTAAGCATTTATATTTAAAACCCAATCAATCTTCATCTAACAAATCTTGCTCGCGTGCTGCTTGCAGGATGATGCTTGAGCGGTTGCCACTACGGCAGAAAATGTGCAATGGGCGCTCGGTGCTATTGAAAAAGTCAGCAAATTCTTGCACATGGCGCATCTCAAGCATTCCACCACTGAATGGAATGTGGGCGTAGATGATGCCGTGTTCGGTCGCGGCAGCTTTGATTTCATCGCTGGTCGGCTGACCTGCTTCTTCGCCATCAGGGCGGTTGTTCACTAGGGTTTTGTAGCCTTGCTCAGCTAAGAATTTGACATCATCGACAGTGATTTGACCTGAGATAGTAATGGTATCTGACATAATATTTCTCGATAAAAAGTGGGTAAATTGACTGTGATTAGCTTACTCTGATTTTTGTGGTTTGGCAAATGGTTTGTGCGAAAGTTTGCAGTATTTGATGGCAAATTGGCACGCTGACCGAGCAGTCATTTATTAAAAATAATCTTTAGGCGTATGCAAAATATGATAAAATTGGCAATTCAAACCATCTTATTCGCTTGATTGCCAAACGGATTTTTGCCATGCCATTGTCATTTATCAAAAAACGCCTAAACAAACTGATTCCTACTCACACTGCACCGATCAAGCCTGAGCAGACGGCATATCCTGAGCTGTTTGAGCCGCTGGATTTGGGCTTTACGGTGCTCAAAAACCGCATTGTCATGGGATCGATGCACACAGGGCTTGAAGATCGTTTTTATCATTATGGCAAATTGGCAAGCTATTTTGAAGCGCGTGCCAAAGGTGGCGTGGGCTTGATCGTCACGGGGGGTATTTCACCGAATAAACAAGGCTGGCTGACGCCGCTTGGTGGTACACTCAATCGCCTTGCCGATGTTGTGCATCATGCGCGTGTGACGCGAGCGGTGCACAAGCATGACGCAAAAATCTTATTACAAATTCTACACTCTGGTCGCTATGGCTATCATCCGTTTGTCGTTGCGCCAAGCCCAATCAAATCACCGATTTCACCATTCAAGCCGCGGCAGATGAGTGTAAAAAATATCAAAGCCACAGTGCAGGATTTCGCCCATACCGCCACACTTGCCAAAAAAGCGGGCTATGATGGTGTGGAGATTATGGGTTCTGAAGGATATCTTATCAATCAGTTCCTATCAGCGCGCAGCAATAAGCGCAGTGACGAATATGGTGGTAGCCTTGAAAATCGGATGCGCTTTGCCATCGAGATTGTCCAAGCGGTACGCGCGGCGGCAGGTCAAGATTTCATCATCAGCTTTCGCTTATCGATGATTGAGCTTGTTGAAGATGGTGCGACGATGGCAGATGTCATCGCTGTTGCCAAAGCTCTTGAAAGTGCAGGCGTGACTTTATTAAATACAGGCATCGGCTGGCATGAAGCGCGCATTCCGACCATTGTCACCAGCGTGCCACGAGCAGCATTTGTGCGTTATACCGCTGCAGTCAAGCAAGCGGTCGGTATCCCTGTGATCGCTGCCAATCGCATCAATATGCCGAAGACCGCCGCTCATATCATCGCCAGTGGTCAAGCTGACATGGTGCAGATGGCGCGACCATTTTTGGCTGATAGCGAATGGGTTAATAAGGCATATCATAATCAAGCCAATCTTATCAATACCTGTATCGGCTGTAACCAAGCGTGCTTAGATCACACCTTTAGCGGTGAGCGTGCGTCGTGTCTGGTCAATCCTTTGGCGTGCCACGAAAGTGAAATTATCATCAAAAAAGCCAAAAAAGCCAAAAAAGTCGTCATCGTCGGCGCAGGCGTCTCAGGTCTTGCAGCGGCGGTGACGGCGGCAAGTCGTGGACATCAGGTCACTATTTATGAAGCTAAGCCTTTTATCGGTGGGCAGTTTAATTTTGCCAAGGTCATTCCAGGCAAAGAAGAATTTTTTGAGACCATTCGCTATTTTCGTGAGCAGATTGCACAGCTTGGCATCGAGCTACATCTGAATACGGCGGTGGATAAGGCGTTTTTGGACAGCTTGAACGCCGATCACATCGTCATCGCCACAGGCGTTGTGCCGCGCGAGATTGAGATTGCAGGGCGTGAGTTGCCACAGGTGATGAGCTATAGCGAGCTACTAAGCGGTGAGAAAGTCGCTGGTGAGCGCGTGGCGGTACTGGGTGCAGGGGGTATTGGCTTTGATGTCGCTGAGTTTTTGACCCATGGTGCGCGCGTATCAGCAGATGTTAATGATGCAGAGTTTGTGCCACAAGCACAGACGGCAGAAGACTTTTTTACCCAGTGGGGTGTGGATGCGGCGGCGGATTATCAGACGGCAGGCGCGCTACAGACTGCCAATCCGCATACGCCTGCGCGCCAAGTATATCTCTTGCAGCGCAGCAAGGGCAAGCTTGGCAAAAGCCTGAACAAGACCACAGGCTGGGTGCATAAAGCGGTGATTAAGCAAGCAGGCGTAATCCAAATGGCAGGAGTCAGCTATGATAAAATCACCGAAGAAGGCTTGTGGGTCACTGTCGATGGCGTATCACAACTGTTGCGTGTCGATACTGTGGTGCTGTGCGTCGGTCAGGTATCGGTGAATCACCTAATGCCGCAGCTTGGTGATACGCCAAAAGCGCAATATCATGTCATCGGTGGGGCGAAATCTGCTGAGCGTGTCGATGCCAAACGCGCGATCCGTGAAGGTTTTGAAGTGGCGGTGTATTTGTAAATTTGAAAACCGTTTCAGGATCAAAGTGCGTTTTGCACAGAGCGATTTGGCAAATGATTGGCTTTGAATAAGCCTTCTTTAAAATCTTCATCGTGGGCGTATGCAGTGCGCCCATATAAATCAGCTTAATAATTGTTAATGTTTGAAAATTGACAAAACTGTGCAGGATGACACCTGACGCCGAATTAATGACACCATCGATCAAAACCCAATCCCTAAACGAAAAAACCCGCCCAAATGGACGAGTTTTTATCATTTACACAGTCAATGATTAAGCATTGCGCTCATAGACTGGCAGTTTTTTGCAGATGGCGGCGACTTTTTCACGAGTGGCAGCGATAACAGCTTCATCACCACGAGCGTCTAGCACATCGCAGATCCAGCCTGCCAACTCACGACATTCAGCTTCGCCAAAGCCACGAGTGGTCACCGCAGGCGTACCGATACGGATACCTGAAGTGACAAATGGTGATTTTGGATCGTTTGGTACTGAGTTTTTGTTCACAGTGATGTGTGCATCACCCAGCCATTTGTCCGCTTCTTTACCAGTGATTTCTTGCTTGATTAGGCTAATTAGCATCAGATGGTTCTCTGTGCCACCTGAGACGATGTCATAGCCACGAGATTGGATGACTTCTGCCATTGCTTTGGCGTTAGCGACGACTTGCTGTTGATATGCTTTGTACTCATCGCTCATCGCTTCTTTGAAGCAGACAGCTTTGGCGGCGATGGCGTGCATCAGTGGGCCGCCTTGGTTACCTGGGAATACCGCTGATGCCAATTTTTTCTCAATCTCTTCATTGGCGCGGGCTAGGATTAGGCCTGAGCGCGGGCCGCGTAGCGTTTTGTGCGTGGTGGTGGTTGTTACATCGGCGATTTGTACTGGGCTTGGATAAACACCTGCTGCCACAAGACCTGCCACATGCGCCATATCGACCATCAGATACGCACCAACTTCATCGGCGATTTCGCGGAATTTTTGCCAATCAACCACTTGACTGTATGCTGAGAAGCCTGCGATGATCATCTTTGGCTTATGTTCACGCGCCAGACGCGCCACTTCTTCATAATCGATCAAGCCAGTTTCTGGGTTCAGACCATATTGTACCGCGTTGTAGTTACGGCCTGAGAAGTTCACTGTCGCGCCGTGTGTCAAGTGACCGCCGTGAGCTAGGCTCATGCCAAGCACGGTATCATTTGGCTTAAGCAATGCTAGGAAAACTGCGCTGTTGGCGCTTGAGCCTGAATGTGGCTGCACATTGACATAATCAGCACCAAATAGCTCTTTGGCACGATCGATGGCGATTTGTTCGATCACATCCACATGCTCACAGCCGCCGTAGTAACGCTTGCCTGGATAGCCTTCTGCATATTTGTTGGTCAGTGCTGTGCCTTGCGCTTCCATCACTGCAGGCGAGCAGTAGTTTTCTGATGCGATCAGCTCAATGTGATCTTCTTGACGCTGTGCTTCAGCATCGATATGAACTGCCAATTCTGGATCGTATTGGTGTAAAGAGATTTCTTTAAACATGAGATGTCCTTGAGTGTTGAAGGAAGGATAAAACAGTGGGCTTAGTGTAACATATTTATCAGATGATGCCTAATAGAAAGATGATTTTTCGCAGGGAAAATTCTCATCTTGACATGAATAATATTTCATTGATTTTGCAAAAATTCACAAAACTCTGCCAAAAAAAGCTCATCAATCAATAATTTTTTGCCATGATATTCATATAAAGTGCTGCGCCCATATTCGCCGTCAATGGTGTGATATAGCCTGCGTGTGTGCGGTAGGGTGCGATGTTTTTTAAACAATACATAGCCAATCGGTGTATTACCCAAATGCCTTAGGCGGTTTAGTTCGCCTTGTAAGGTTTTAAGTGGAAAAATACTGCTTGCCATCACCCAAGCGCGATCACTTGCGCCATACAGCTGCACCGTGCGCACCCAAGCGATCTGCGGGCGATTGACATCAAGCCCAAGCTGCTTTTTTTGGGCGAAAGTAAGCGCACGATGACCTTCTTGTACGATTTTGACACGCAGCGGCTGATTTGCAACTTGTTCAAGCAGTGCCGTCAGCGAGCCTTTGGCGGTCAAAAAGTTTGCCAAATTCGCATGAGTATGAGCAAAATCAGACGGTAACTGGGATAAAAACTGTGGCATAGGCGGCGAAATTTTGCGGTACAGGTGTTTTATTTTAGCATAATTGGCGCAAATATAGCGTAAAATTTATGAAATTGATAAATGTAGTTAAATAGTTTAAATTTACAAAAATTAATAAAAATTGCTATATTGGAACATTTATACTTAAAAAATCAACAAGTTAAAATGGTATAGTATGATTTATTCTATTTGTAAATGATTTTGTAATACCCATTTATTTATGAAATATCGAACATTGGCAAAGGCTATTGGATAAATGCGCAAGTTTTGGGTATTCTGTATCCATCGGAAGGCAAAGCGAATCACGCAAAGACTTGCCAACCTTTATTCAGTGCATTTATGCAAATTATGTTGTCAATGAAAGGAGTTAGCCATGACTTATCAATCAGCACTAGACCATGTTCGTAAAGTTAAGGAAAAATTGGGCGGCACTTGGGATGCCATTCGCCCAGAAGATGCGGCACGCATGATCGTCCAAAACCGCTTCAAAACTGGTCTTGATATCGCCAAATACACCGCTGCCATCATGCGTCGTGACATGGCAGAATACGATGCGGACAACAGCAAATACACCCAATCACTAGGTTGCTGGCATGGCTTTATCGCTCAGCAAAAAATGATTGCCAACAAAAAATACTTCGGCACCACCAACAAACGCTACATCTACCTATCAGGCTGGATGGTGGCAGCGCTTCGCTCAGAGTTTGGTCCACTACCTGACCAATCAATGCACGAAAAAACTGCTGTGCCTAAGCTGATCGAAGAAATCTACACATTCCTTCGCCAAGCAGACGCCAAAGAGCTAAACGACCTATTCCGTGCGATGCAAAAAGCTGAAGCAGCAGGCGACACAGCGAAAGTAAAAGAAATCGAAGCTCAAATCGACAACTTTGAAACTCATGTTGTACCAATCATCGCTGACATCGATGCAGGCTTTGGTAACGAAGAAGCGACCTACCTATTGACCAAGCAAATGATTGAAGCAGGTGCGTGTGCGATTCAAATCGAAAACCAAGTATCTGATGCTAAGCAGTGTGGCCACCAAGCAGGTAAAGTAACTGTACCGCACGAAGATTTCCTAGCCAAAATCAATGCCGTACGCTATGCATTCCTTGAGCTAGGTGTCGATGATGGCGTAATCGTGGCTCGTACCGACTCAGAAGGTGCTGACCTTACTCAAAAAATCCCTGTATCTCGTGAACCAGGTGATCTAGCGAGCAAATACATCAGCTACCTAGAGACTACTGAGATCGACATCTCTGAAGCCAAAGAAGATGAAATTCTAATCAAGCGTAATGGCAAACTACATCGCCCAACTCGCTTGCCATCAGGCTTGTATCAGTTCCGTGAAGGCACTCAGCATGACCGTGTTGTCCTTGACTGCGTAACTTCGCTACAAAATGGCGCTGACATGATTTGGATCGAGACCCCGACACCAGACGTGGCAGGTATCG encodes:
- the glnD gene encoding [protein-PII] uridylyltransferase — translated: MSTSSAQLLATRCQALHLSIAPPPVISTRDFDGALVKHWLDAVNTAIDKQMIAYGVDAAEYIADLITIRTLAVDTILAKIFDVFDFTDDFALFAVGGYGRGELLPASDIDILLIGDDVAQAKSTVEAFVAKLWDIGVTPAISVRSLDDTKVAVSDQTIASALLEARLLAGNDTLADFPYQAVKTAWSAKAYFDAKMAESKERYLSHNATEYNLEPNIKTAPGGLRDLHMITWLGRFYFGREHDLHSLTATGFISPAEFTILQNAQKFLWCIRHHLHMQTARHEDRLLFDHQKTIAQRMGYYLQSSNTTHSDVTTALEAMMRLYYRHAMRVAAISEMLCSYFYENYLKPVVTITPIDDDFCIVREQMDSNGSCDIHDRMPTSVDKIAITHADVFTDNPANLLKVFLLMGQRGIKQITASTLRAIYLASPVIDDEYRGKPEHQALFLANLQESNYLFHRLRLMKRFGVLGNYLPAFGKIMGLMQYDLFHRYTVDAHTLLLVRILHRFGDEARADDFGLVSEVYQKIVRKDILVLAAIFHDIAKGRGGDHSKLGAVDAYEFCIGHGMSEADAKLVQWLVLEHLTMSLTAQKQDISDPEVIANFAEFTGSITRLNHLYVLTVADMNATNSQLWNTWRAALLKQLYISVHRVHSLGSHVTDKDVVIENRKNKACDILPTIEREQLDQLWANFGEEYFLKQKHFDIAWQSAEILKAQDKLANGEPIVALRAHSDLSLGGIQLLICAPDHDNLFATTVCVLDQLGLSVLDANILTATIADKTVALDSYVVIDRVANAHQTDILGNPKHADEIISRLKQGLRQGGCHVPPSTYGFNTKLKHFTVPTQVQFTAATALAHQGHHQMHLITKDRPSLLAKVGAVFSRLGLEVHGARITTLGERAEDMFYLSDKNGQRLDDDKLAVLKAAIIETLS
- a CDS encoding WG repeat-containing protein produces the protein MKTLALFRAPVLAASLMMSVSALANDNTLASFGFDTMDTPACAETSLPDETSFVTSQPDCGYSEGLAAVQKGDKYGYVNAQGKLVIPAVYQEAYPFSDGLALIKQGEQYGFIDKFGKVKIKPQYKDAWSFWEGRAKIESNGKYGFIDKTGKVIIKPNYEITGNWFEDGLVVVKSGKKFGYINTDGKMVIKPEFDSAKDFSEGLAVVTKKSGETDGDGVELHKYGYIDKTGELVIDFKFDDASDFVKGAAYVVEGNQVYFIDKNGSPTKMPDYND
- a CDS encoding TIGR01244 family sulfur transferase, whose amino-acid sequence is MSDTITISGQITVDDVKFLAEQGYKTLVNNRPDGEEAGQPTSDEIKAAATEHGIIYAHIPFSGGMLEMRHVQEFADFFNSTERPLHIFCRSGNRSSIILQAAREQDLLDED
- a CDS encoding NADPH-dependent 2,4-dienoyl-CoA reductase; protein product: MPLSFIKKRLNKLIPTHTAPIKPEQTAYPELFEPLDLGFTVLKNRIVMGSMHTGLEDRFYHYGKLASYFEARAKGGVGLIVTGGISPNKQGWLTPLGGTLNRLADVVHHARVTRAVHKHDAKILLQILHSGRYGYHPFVVAPSPIKSPISPFKPRQMSVKNIKATVQDFAHTATLAKKAGYDGVEIMGSEGYLINQFLSARSNKRSDEYGGSLENRMRFAIEIVQAVRAAAGQDFIISFRLSMIELVEDGATMADVIAVAKALESAGVTLLNTGIGWHEARIPTIVTSVPRAAFVRYTAAVKQAVGIPVIAANRINMPKTAAHIIASGQADMVQMARPFLADSEWVNKAYHNQANLINTCIGCNQACLDHTFSGERASCLVNPLACHESEIIIKKAKKAKKVVIVGAGVSGLAAAVTAASRGHQVTIYEAKPFIGGQFNFAKVIPGKEEFFETIRYFREQIAQLGIELHLNTAVDKAFLDSLNADHIVIATGVVPREIEIAGRELPQVMSYSELLSGEKVAGERVAVLGAGGIGFDVAEFLTHGARVSADVNDAEFVPQAQTAEDFFTQWGVDAAADYQTAGALQTANPHTPARQVYLLQRSKGKLGKSLNKTTGWVHKAVIKQAGVIQMAGVSYDKITEEGLWVTVDGVSQLLRVDTVVLCVGQVSVNHLMPQLGDTPKAQYHVIGGAKSAERVDAKRAIREGFEVAVYL
- the glyA gene encoding serine hydroxymethyltransferase, which encodes MFKEISLHQYDPELAVHIDAEAQRQEDHIELIASENYCSPAVMEAQGTALTNKYAEGYPGKRYYGGCEHVDVIEQIAIDRAKELFGADYVNVQPHSGSSANSAVFLALLKPNDTVLGMSLAHGGHLTHGATVNFSGRNYNAVQYGLNPETGLIDYEEVARLAREHKPKMIIAGFSAYSQVVDWQKFREIADEVGAYLMVDMAHVAGLVAAGVYPSPVQIADVTTTTTHKTLRGPRSGLILARANEEIEKKLASAVFPGNQGGPLMHAIAAKAVCFKEAMSDEYKAYQQQVVANAKAMAEVIQSRGYDIVSGGTENHLMLISLIKQEITGKEADKWLGDAHITVNKNSVPNDPKSPFVTSGIRIGTPAVTTRGFGEAECRELAGWICDVLDARGDEAVIAATREKVAAICKKLPVYERNA
- a CDS encoding chorismate lyase encodes the protein MPQFLSQLPSDFAHTHANLANFLTAKGSLTALLEQVANQPLRVKIVQEGHRALTFAQKKQLGLDVNRPQIAWVRTVQLYGASDRAWVMASSIFPLKTLQGELNRLRHLGNTPIGYVLFKKHRTLPHTRRLYHTIDGEYGRSTLYEYHGKKLLIDELFLAEFCEFLQNQ
- a CDS encoding isocitrate lyase, whose amino-acid sequence is MTYQSALDHVRKVKEKLGGTWDAIRPEDAARMIVQNRFKTGLDIAKYTAAIMRRDMAEYDADNSKYTQSLGCWHGFIAQQKMIANKKYFGTTNKRYIYLSGWMVAALRSEFGPLPDQSMHEKTAVPKLIEEIYTFLRQADAKELNDLFRAMQKAEAAGDTAKVKEIEAQIDNFETHVVPIIADIDAGFGNEEATYLLTKQMIEAGACAIQIENQVSDAKQCGHQAGKVTVPHEDFLAKINAVRYAFLELGVDDGVIVARTDSEGADLTQKIPVSREPGDLASKYISYLETTEIDISEAKEDEILIKRNGKLHRPTRLPSGLYQFREGTQHDRVVLDCVTSLQNGADMIWIETPTPDVAGIASFVNDIKKQVPDAKLVYNNSPSFNWTINFRQQAYDRWVAEGKDVSGYERDKLMDAKYDGSELANDADEKIRTFQADAAREAGVFHHLITLPTYHTAALSTHELAKGYFGEEGMLAYVAGVQRKEIRGGIACVKHQAMAGSDIGDDHKEIFSGENALKAGDASKNTMNQFGG